The Humulus lupulus chromosome 4, drHumLupu1.1, whole genome shotgun sequence genome has a window encoding:
- the LOC133830001 gene encoding RNA pseudouridine synthase 7 isoform X1 yields MKRKRMEGKGEEKKMEIVWQTPANPPERQDYIFRNGRRHVKPYYFEFISHVKNRWAGKTIVDLFAEEFKGRPYEYYVSAVKCGRIQVDGEMVPVSYVVKSSQKISHFLHRHEPPVLALDVSILHKEPEVVTICKPASVPVHPCGQYRKNTVVGILQAEYDLAPLFPIHRLDRLVSGLLILARSASKADMFRQQIEAGQVQKQYIARVIGAFPEHEKVVDANINYNAREGKSTAEVLNSSGGTSVKGKVACTKFTRISTNGIHSIVSCQPITGRTHQIRVHLQHAGHPIANDMLYLSNEVVDRSTEGMSADRAAACSDPSLPSKCGEDCSCENEENSSEDFSIDPMCTNCPNLAPKGYGGHEEGLWLHCVRYSGPGWIYECPYPDWASLS; encoded by the exons ATGAAGAGGAAGAGAATGGAAGGGAAGggagaagagaagaagatggagatagTTTGGCAAACCCCTGCAAACCCACCTGAACGACAAGATTACATATTTCGAAACG GGAGGCGCCATGTCAAACCGTACTACTTCGAGTTTATCTCTCAT GTTAAGAATCGTTGGGCGGGAAAGACCATCGTGGATTTGTTCGCTGAGGAGTTTAAAGGACGACCGTATGAGTACTAT GTTAGTGCTGTCAAATGTGGAAGGATTCAAGTAGATGGAGAGATGGTGCCGGTTTCATACGTTGTTAAATCTTCGCAAAAGATTAGCCATTTCTTACACAG GCATGAACCTCCTGTGTTGGCCTTGGATGTTTCAATCCTCCATAAAGAACCAGAAGTGGTCACTATTTGTAAACCTGCCTCTGTTCCG GTGCATCCCTGTGGTCAATATCGTAAGAACACTGTTGTAGGCATTCTTCAAGCAGAGTACGATTTGGCACCTCTGTTTC CAATTCATCGGTTAGATCGGCTAGTCTCTGGGCTCCTTATCTTGGCAAGAAGTGCTTCAAAAGCTGACATGTTTAGGCAACAG ATTGAAGCAGGGCAGGTACAAAAACAGTACATTGCAAGAGTTATTGGGGCATTTCCTGAGCATGAG AAAGTTGTAGATGCCAATATAAATTATAATGCCCGGGAAGGAAAGAGCACAGCAGAG GTGCTCAACTCCTCTGGTGGCACTTCAGTAAAAGGGAAGGTTGCTTGTACCAAGTTCACTAGAATTAGTACCAATGGAATTCATAGCATTGTCTCATGCCAGCCAATCACTGGAAGAACTCATCAA ATACGTGTTCATTTGCAACATGCAGGCCATCCAATAGCCAATGACATGCTTTACCTATCCAATGAAGTTGTTGATCGTTCCACCGAAGGAATGAGTGCAGATAGAGCTGCTGCTTGTTCAGACCCTTCATTGCCATCTAAATGTGGTGAAGACTGTTCATGTGAAAATGAAGAAAACTCCAGTGAAGATTTCAGCATCGATCCCATGTGTACAAACTGTCCAAATTTGGCTCCCAAAGG ATATGGTGGCCATGAAGAGGGTCTGTGGCTACACTGTGTTAGATACTCTGGGCCCGGATGGATTTATGAATGCCCATATCCAGATTGGGCTTCACTTAGCTAA
- the LOC133830001 gene encoding RNA pseudouridine synthase 7 isoform X2 → MTAYSSCHFYNYIQELVLVSAVKCGRIQVDGEMVPVSYVVKSSQKISHFLHRHEPPVLALDVSILHKEPEVVTICKPASVPVHPCGQYRKNTVVGILQAEYDLAPLFPIHRLDRLVSGLLILARSASKADMFRQQIEAGQVQKQYIARVIGAFPEHEKVVDANINYNAREGKSTAEVLNSSGGTSVKGKVACTKFTRISTNGIHSIVSCQPITGRTHQIRVHLQHAGHPIANDMLYLSNEVVDRSTEGMSADRAAACSDPSLPSKCGEDCSCENEENSSEDFSIDPMCTNCPNLAPKGYGGHEEGLWLHCVRYSGPGWIYECPYPDWASLS, encoded by the exons ATGACTGCTTATAGCTCTTGTCACTTTTATAACTATATTCAAGAACTTGTTCTG GTTAGTGCTGTCAAATGTGGAAGGATTCAAGTAGATGGAGAGATGGTGCCGGTTTCATACGTTGTTAAATCTTCGCAAAAGATTAGCCATTTCTTACACAG GCATGAACCTCCTGTGTTGGCCTTGGATGTTTCAATCCTCCATAAAGAACCAGAAGTGGTCACTATTTGTAAACCTGCCTCTGTTCCG GTGCATCCCTGTGGTCAATATCGTAAGAACACTGTTGTAGGCATTCTTCAAGCAGAGTACGATTTGGCACCTCTGTTTC CAATTCATCGGTTAGATCGGCTAGTCTCTGGGCTCCTTATCTTGGCAAGAAGTGCTTCAAAAGCTGACATGTTTAGGCAACAG ATTGAAGCAGGGCAGGTACAAAAACAGTACATTGCAAGAGTTATTGGGGCATTTCCTGAGCATGAG AAAGTTGTAGATGCCAATATAAATTATAATGCCCGGGAAGGAAAGAGCACAGCAGAG GTGCTCAACTCCTCTGGTGGCACTTCAGTAAAAGGGAAGGTTGCTTGTACCAAGTTCACTAGAATTAGTACCAATGGAATTCATAGCATTGTCTCATGCCAGCCAATCACTGGAAGAACTCATCAA ATACGTGTTCATTTGCAACATGCAGGCCATCCAATAGCCAATGACATGCTTTACCTATCCAATGAAGTTGTTGATCGTTCCACCGAAGGAATGAGTGCAGATAGAGCTGCTGCTTGTTCAGACCCTTCATTGCCATCTAAATGTGGTGAAGACTGTTCATGTGAAAATGAAGAAAACTCCAGTGAAGATTTCAGCATCGATCCCATGTGTACAAACTGTCCAAATTTGGCTCCCAAAGG ATATGGTGGCCATGAAGAGGGTCTGTGGCTACACTGTGTTAGATACTCTGGGCCCGGATGGATTTATGAATGCCCATATCCAGATTGGGCTTCACTTAGCTAA
- the LOC133830002 gene encoding membrane-anchored ubiquitin-fold protein 3-like, which produces MPEEDLVDIKFRLYDGSDIGPFRYSSASTVDMLKQRIVADWPKGKTITPKTANEVKLISSGKILENNKTVGQCKLPFGDTAAGGVIIMHVVVQPSPAKTKSEKKIDDSPRKVVCSCSIL; this is translated from the exons ATGCCTGAAGAGGATTTGGTAGACATTAAATTCCGTTTGTACGATGGTTCGGATATCGGACCTTTCCGGTACTCATCGGCGTCGACGGTTGATATGCTCAAGCAGAGGATTGTGGCTGATTGGCCCAAAG GTAAAACAATCACACCGAAGACTGCAAATGAAGTGAAACTGATCAGTTCTGGTAAAATTTTGGAAAACAACAAGACTGTCGGTCAGTGTAAATTACCCTTTGGTGATACAGCTGCTGGGGGAGTAATCATAATGCATGTTGTTGTACAGCCATCTCCAGCAAAAACTAAATCAG AAAAGAAGATTGATGATTCTCCCAGGAAAGTTGTTTGCTCATGTTCTATACTGTGA
- the LOC133830000 gene encoding glutamate-1-semialdehyde 2,1-aminomutase, chloroplastic-like has protein sequence MANTSAAVVGAGLSCSSVYLSKRPISQFSQSSRRFCCVKMAVSLDEKKNFTLKKSEEAFTAAKELMPGGVNSPVRAFKSVGGQPIVIDSAKGSHMRDIDGNEYIDYVGSWGPAIIGHADDEVLAALAETMKKGTSFGAPCLLENVLAEMVISAVPSIEMVRFVNSGTEACMGVLRLARAYTSRPKIIKFEGCYHGHADPFLVKAGSGVATLGLPDSPGVPKAATIDTLTAPYNDFSAVEELFKTHKGEIAAIILEPVVGNSGFIPPKPDFLNAIRKLTKENDALLIFDEVMTGFRLSYGGAQEYFGITPDLTTLGKIIGGGLPVGAYGGRREIMEMVAPAGPMYQAGTLSGNPLAMTAGIHTLKRLMKPGNYEYLNKITSELTQGLLEAGKKTGHAMCGGYIGGMFGFFFCEGPVHNFSDAEKSDTEKFARFYRGMLEEGVYFAPSQFEAGFTSLAHTSEDIQQTIAAAEKVLRRI, from the exons atGGCGAACACGAGTGCTGCGGTGGTCGGAGCAGGGCTTTCATGCTCAAGCGTCTACCTTTCAAAAAGACCCATTTCGCAGTTTTCGCAATCGTCTCGTCGTTTTTGCTGTGTCAAAATGGCTGTCTCACTCGACGAGAAGAAGAATTTTACTCTGAAAAAGTCAGAGGAGGCTTTCACTGCTGCTAAG GAGTTGATGCCTGGAGGTGTAAATTCCCCTGTTCGTGCTTTTAAATCTGTCGGCGGACAACCTATTGTCATTGATTCTGCCAAGGGCTCTCACATGCGGGATATTGATGGCAATGAGTACATTGATTATGTTGGTTCATGGGGACCTGCAATTATTGGCCATGCAGATGATGAG GTACTTGCAGCCCTTGCTGAAACAATGAAGAAAGGAACCAGCTTTGGTGCTCCTTGTCTTCTAGAAAATGTACTAGCAGAGATGGTCATCTCAGCTGTTCCAAGCATTGAAATGGTTAGATTTGTGAACTCAGGTACAGAAGCATGCATGGGTGTGCTCCGGCTGGCCCGTGCTTACACTAGCAGGCCAAAAATCATCAAGTTTGAGGGTTGTTATCACGGTCATGCTGATCCCTTCCTTGTCAAGGCCGGTAGTGGTGTTGCCACATTGGGACTACCAGACTCTCCAGGTGTTCCCAAAGCAGCAACTATTGATACTCTAACAGCCCCCTATAATGACTTCTCAGCCGTGGAAGAACTCTTTAAGACCCACAAAGGAGAAATAGCTGCAATTATCCTTGAACCTGTGGTTGGGAACTCTGGCTTCATTCCTCCTAAGCCAGACTTCCTCAATGCCATTCGCAAACTCACAAAAGAAAACGATGCTCTCCTCATCTTTGATGAAGTTATGACCGGATTCCGTTTGTCTTATGGTGGAGCTCAAGAGTACTTTGGCATAACTCCTGATTTAACAACACTTGGAAAGATCATTGGTGGTGGTCTGCCGGTGGGTGCATATGGAGGAAGGAGGGAGATCATGGAGATGGTAGCACCAGCTGGACCAATGTACCAAGCTGGGACCTTGAGTGGAAACCCATTGGCAATGACTGCAGGAATACATACCCTCAAGCGGTTGATGAAGCCAGGAAATTACGAATACTTGAATAAGATCACAAGCGAACTTACTCAAGGTCTCTTGGAAGCTGGGAAGAAGACTGGCCATGCAATGTGCGGTGGATATATAGGTGGGATGTTTGGGTTTTTCTTCTGTGAAGGACCTGTACACAACTTTTCAGATGCAGAAAAGAGTGACACTGAAAAGTTTGCAAGGTTTTATAGAGGCATGCTGGAAGAAGGTGTTTATTTTGCACCTTCACAGTTTGAGGCTGGGTTTACAAGCTTGGCGCATACCTCTGAAGATATTCAACAAACAATAGCTGCGGCAGAAAAAGTTTTAAGGCGGATTTAG